One Terriglobales bacterium DNA segment encodes these proteins:
- a CDS encoding diguanylate cyclase: MADTAKRLEKAEKYLQKGKTESALEEYLSILEDEPNNDNVRQTAAELCASLGRAKEATELLGLLFDRQAGIGDGVKANITYKKLLKVGTPTMEQTFRYAQLIEKSNKKDALEAYQTALAGFTASGNKKEALALLKRMVGLNPSAESLKQEGELAAELGENKVAASAFLQVGALETKAGNQGGSWYARAYALDGSNQEAALAHGRTLTEQGKAEAAIQVLEPLATFAESQPQFREAYARALLGAKRTLEAEPFIWELFEKDPKQVDEVANLISALIDVEQSQKALLAARKLEEHQQNAGKRREHINQMKEITDKHPPGTEFLEYMVELFNSTNREQDYCATLIKLFDLYYAAGNFIKAGDSLDRAAEVDPYEEGHKKRLEMLRGKLDGNRFGAISNRIVSAGKEGEARAVPTADAGEPTVLEDFILQAEIFLQYGMRSKAVERLERANKLFPREEDRNEKLRGLYQSAGFMPKYEGAPAPPAAAAASGPGGPPVPAPISTPGMPAFQSTADENAVDNIGKVTEITRNIYRQANVKGVLFAAVNDVGRHWNASRCVAGLCAPGKPPSAALEYCAPGVKQSDVMAIVKLIGALQALAVTQGPVILPQAQAAPELAPVKQFVDALAIQSILAVPLVDGDEHAGILFLEQCGTPREWRQNDIFVLKTIADQMVLAVNNAKLRSLMKTLAVTDEKSGLLKRSSYLQVLLSEVRRAQQQSSASTLMLLHFGKASTTAKEIGEQAIESMMQQIGQVVCSNIRQNDVAVRYQLTTIALVLADTNDKNAFFVVDKMRKVLAGTKFPGTDRAVPITVGIAEAVMKADFDPVDIVTEVINRVESALEAARAEGGNKAQSLAPVLEVASVA, from the coding sequence GAGTACCTATCGATCCTGGAGGACGAACCCAACAACGACAACGTGCGGCAGACCGCGGCGGAGTTATGCGCCTCGCTGGGCCGGGCCAAGGAAGCCACGGAGCTGCTCGGCCTGCTCTTCGACCGGCAGGCGGGGATCGGCGACGGGGTCAAGGCCAACATCACCTATAAGAAGCTGCTCAAAGTGGGGACTCCCACGATGGAGCAGACCTTCCGCTACGCCCAGCTCATCGAAAAGTCCAACAAGAAGGACGCGCTGGAGGCCTACCAGACGGCGCTCGCAGGCTTTACTGCTTCCGGCAACAAGAAGGAAGCGCTGGCGCTGCTCAAGCGCATGGTCGGCCTCAATCCCTCGGCCGAGAGCCTGAAGCAAGAAGGCGAGCTGGCGGCGGAGTTGGGAGAGAACAAGGTAGCGGCGTCGGCCTTCCTGCAGGTGGGAGCCCTGGAAACCAAGGCGGGCAACCAGGGCGGGTCGTGGTATGCGCGCGCTTACGCGCTCGACGGCTCGAATCAAGAGGCGGCGCTGGCCCATGGCCGCACACTGACGGAGCAGGGCAAGGCCGAGGCGGCCATCCAGGTGCTGGAGCCGCTGGCGACGTTCGCCGAGAGCCAGCCGCAGTTCCGCGAAGCCTACGCGCGGGCCTTGCTGGGAGCGAAACGGACGCTCGAGGCCGAGCCCTTCATCTGGGAGCTTTTTGAGAAGGACCCCAAGCAGGTGGACGAGGTGGCCAACCTCATCAGCGCCCTGATCGATGTCGAGCAGTCGCAAAAGGCGCTGTTGGCGGCGCGCAAGCTGGAGGAGCATCAGCAGAACGCCGGAAAGCGCCGCGAACACATCAACCAGATGAAGGAGATCACGGACAAGCATCCGCCGGGCACCGAGTTCCTGGAGTACATGGTGGAGCTGTTCAACTCCACCAACCGGGAGCAGGACTACTGCGCCACGCTCATCAAGCTGTTCGACCTGTACTACGCGGCGGGGAACTTCATCAAGGCGGGCGACTCTCTGGACCGCGCCGCGGAGGTCGATCCTTACGAAGAAGGGCACAAGAAGCGGCTGGAGATGCTGCGGGGCAAGCTGGATGGGAACCGCTTCGGCGCCATCTCCAACCGCATCGTCTCGGCGGGCAAGGAGGGCGAGGCCCGGGCTGTGCCAACGGCGGATGCGGGCGAGCCTACGGTGCTCGAGGACTTCATCCTGCAGGCGGAGATCTTCCTGCAGTACGGCATGCGCTCCAAGGCGGTGGAACGCCTGGAGCGCGCCAACAAGCTTTTCCCCCGCGAGGAGGACCGCAACGAGAAACTCCGCGGGCTGTACCAGAGCGCGGGGTTCATGCCCAAGTACGAGGGAGCGCCGGCGCCGCCGGCGGCTGCCGCGGCGTCCGGGCCGGGTGGGCCGCCGGTCCCAGCGCCGATCTCGACTCCGGGCATGCCGGCCTTCCAGTCCACCGCGGATGAGAATGCGGTGGACAACATCGGCAAGGTCACCGAGATCACGCGCAACATCTACCGCCAGGCGAACGTGAAGGGCGTGCTGTTTGCCGCGGTCAACGACGTGGGACGCCACTGGAACGCCAGCCGCTGCGTGGCCGGGCTGTGCGCGCCGGGCAAGCCGCCTTCGGCGGCGCTGGAGTACTGCGCTCCCGGTGTGAAACAGTCGGACGTGATGGCCATCGTCAAGCTCATCGGGGCCCTGCAGGCGCTGGCAGTGACCCAGGGTCCGGTCATCCTGCCGCAGGCCCAGGCGGCGCCCGAGCTGGCCCCGGTGAAGCAGTTCGTGGACGCGCTGGCCATCCAATCCATTCTGGCGGTGCCGCTGGTGGATGGCGACGAGCACGCCGGCATCCTCTTTTTGGAGCAGTGCGGCACGCCGCGCGAGTGGCGGCAGAACGACATCTTCGTGCTGAAGACCATCGCCGACCAGATGGTGCTGGCGGTCAACAACGCCAAGCTGCGCAGCCTGATGAAGACCTTGGCGGTGACCGACGAGAAGTCCGGACTGTTGAAGCGCTCTTCGTACCTGCAGGTGCTGCTCTCGGAGGTGCGCCGGGCCCAGCAGCAGAGTTCCGCCTCCACTCTGATGCTGCTGCACTTCGGCAAGGCCTCCACCACGGCCAAGGAGATCGGGGAGCAGGCCATCGAATCCATGATGCAGCAGATCGGGCAGGTGGTGTGCTCCAACATCCGGCAGAACGACGTGGCCGTGCGCTACCAGCTCACCACCATCGCTCTGGTACTGGCCGACACCAACGACAAGAACGCTTTCTTCGTGGTGGACAAGATGCGCAAGGTGCTGGCCGGGACCAAGTTCCCCGGCACCGACCGCGCCGTGCCCATCACCGTGGGCATCGCCGAGGCGGTGATGAAGGCGGACTTCGACCCCGTGGACATCGTCACCGAGGTCATCAACCGCGTGGAGAGTGCGCTGGAGGCGGCCCGCGCCGAGGGCGGCAACAAGGCCCAGTCGCTCGCCCCTGTGCTCGAGGTGGCTTCAGTGGCGTAG